tttaaaaaaacattatttcaaaTAGGTGGCTTGCTGAGGCAAAATGCTTATCAACTGTCATTTTTGTCTGTTATGGGACCAGAGGTGGTCCTAACCCGCTGAGGCAATGAGGGGTGGAGTTTTGTTTAAAAGATTTTTACCACTTTTCAGAAGTGAGCTAGATTTCCACCACATTcagtatttacaatggtgtttgttcttcactggttgcccttttctcgtggcaacaggtcacaaatcttgctgctgtgatggcacactgtggaattccacccagtagatatgggagtttatcaaaattggatgtgttttcaaattctttgtggatctgtgtaatctgagggaaatatgtgtctctgatatggtcaaacattgggcaggaggttaggaagtgcagctcagtttccacctcattttgtgggcagtgagcacatagcctgtcttctcttgagagccatgtctgcctacggcggcctttctcaatagcaaggctatgctcactgagtctgtacatagtcaaagctttccttaattttgggtcagtcacagtggtcaggtattctgccgttgtgtactctctgtgtagggccaaatagcattctagtttgctctgtttttttgttaattctttccaatgtgtcaagtaattatcttttcgttttctcatgatttggttgggtctaattgtgctgctgtcctggggctctgtagggtgtgtttgtgtttgtgaacagagccccaggaccagcttgcttaggggactcttctccaggttcatctctctgtaggtgatggctttgttatggaaggtttgggaatcgcttctttTTAGGtcgttatagaatttaacggctcttttctggattttgataattagtgggtattggcctaattctgctctgcatgcattatttggtgttctacgttgtacatggaggatatttttgcagaattctgcgtgcagagtctcaatttggtgtttgtcccattttgtgaagtcttggttggtgagcggaccccaaacctcacaaccataaagggcaatgggctctatggctgattcaagtatttttagccaaatcctaattggtatgttgaaatttatgttcctttctagagagtggtgagagagagagagagtggtgagagagagagtggtgagcgAGAAAGTAGtggtgagtgagagagtggtgagagagagagtggtgagagagagagtggctcgtAGAAATAAAAAAGGAAATGCTTTATCATCTCAATAATAGATAGATGGAGTGCAGTTTTTGTGGGAGTTCGGATGGCTGATGTGGATGGATTGTTATAATGGCTGATAATGGTGAGTGAGAAAACCCAGTCATGTTTGTGTTTGTACAGCCTCTTCTCGGGCCCCACGGGACCCGGCTGCCATGACACACACGGCTGTGAGAGGCTGCTGGCCTGGGACGTACCATGCAGTGCTTCTGGGGTTGGATGAGGGGACGGGCAGCatgtgatgatattgttataataACTCGCCCTCCGTAGGGAAACCCTCCATGGGTGGAGAGACAACCTGTGGTGCTGCTGGGAAGGATGGGGTAGGGTGGGGTGGGAGGGATTGGGTGGGTGGGATGGGAGACGCATGATGTGCCTGGTTAGAGACTGGCCGTGGGGACACATTTCCTGGATAGAGAGGTGCTGCCTGCTGGGCTACTGGGATCGCTTAGAGACAGACACAATGTGCCTGGTTATAGCTGGCATGGGGATCCACTCTCTCGGTGGAGAGAGCCTACAGTGCTGGGAGGTATCATGGGAAGGATAGGATGAGAGACCGGCAGGATGTGCTTGGTTAGACCATGGGGATCCCCTCCTTAGGTGGAGAGACACTGTGGTCCTGGGAGGGAAGGGAATTGTGGACACTGGACAGAATGTGCCTGCTAATAGTGACTGGCCATGGggaatgggttagggttggacAGGTTGTGCCTGGTTAGGCCAGGGGTATCCAGGGGGATACCCTACCTTGGTGTGTGTTCTCAAGGGGGAAGGCTCTGTCTGTACCCGCATTCACCCCACCATGAGGCATGCAGCTCACTGTCTGAGCAAAGTgagccacacaaacacacacaccacacacacagggtggACACTCGCCTTATTTCCCAGGAACTCCACCTATTCATTTGATCCCGAACCGTTCCTTTTATTTAAATGTCACTGTCGTTTTAGTGACCCACCTCAGAGACAGGCCTCACTTTTTCATTGGTGGCATACGTTCAGCAACCACCCTTTAATACAGTTTACTGCATATCATTTGTTAATGTACAGCATTTGAATTGGTCTTTGCAGTTAGTAAGTGtaactgtacgtgtgtgtgtgtgtgtcatgttttTGAAAATGTGTGTTTCCTGTGCTGCAGGGGGGCGTTCTCGGAGGTGGTGCTAGCGGAGGAAAAGGGGACACAGAGGCTGGTAGCCATCAAGTGTATCCCAAAGAAGGCTCTGGAGGGCAAGGAGAACAACATTGAGAATGAGATCGCTGTGCTGCACAGGTCAGTAACATAGAGAATGAGCTCATCGTGCTgcacaggtcagtaacatacagaATGAGATCGCTGTGCTGCACAGGTCAGTAACATAGAGAATGAGATCGCTGTGCTGCACAGGTCACTAACATAGAGAATGAGCTTGCGTGCTGCCCAGGTCAGTAATATAGAGAATGAGATCACTGTGCtgtacaggtcagtaacatagaGAATGAGCTTGCCGTGCTGCCCAGGTCAGTAACATAGAGAATGAGCTTGCCGTGCTGCACAGGTCAGTAATATAGAGAATAAGATCGCTGAGCtgcccagatcagtaacatagaGAATGAGATCACTGTGCTGCCCAGGTCAGTAACATAGAGAATGAGATCGCTGTCCtgtacaggtcagtaacatagaGAATGAGATTGCTGTGCTGCACAATGACAGCCtgtcagtgggttaactgcctgttcaggggcagaacgacagatttgtaccttgtcagctcggaggtttgaacttgcaaccttccggttactagtccaccgctctaaccactaggctaccctgcctccgttatggtgtagtatggtatagCATGGTTTGGTGTATTATGGTATAGCATGGTTTGGTGTAGTATGGTATAGCATGGTTTGGTGTAGTATGGTATAGCatggtatggtgtagtatggtatagcatggtatggtgtagtatggtatagcatggtatggtgtagtatggtatagcatggtatggtgtagtatggtttggtgtagtatggtatagcatggtatggtgtagtatggtatagcatggtatggtgtagtatggtatagCATGGTATGGTATCTATGTGTCAGTAGAAACAATGGGTTGTTCACCAGAAATGTCAGGAGtaaagaagatagccctatttttaGTGTCGTTGTTGCCAGGGTAACATCacacagaggcagagggagattgTGTGTGTGGAGTTCCTTTCTGCAGTGTAatgaagaaagagaaggagagagagcaagagagaaggcaaaagagagagacagcaggagagagatgggtttgtGATGAGGGAGAAGTAAACAGAGCGTGATACAAAGAAATACTCATAGACAGACACTGACTTGGATCCCAACACACTTATAcgttctccttcctcctctctcctttacagCAAGAACACACAGTGTCACATATCACCTACATAACTACTTATAACAACAGAGCAGAACAACAGTGTATTACCAGTGCTGTTTTTGCCAGTGTATTTCCCTCAGTCACTGTAGAACTACCCCTAACTTGCTAGTTTCTCTCTCATCAGTGGTGCTGAATGAAGACATGGACACTGGTGTTCAACCAATGTCAGTGGCTGGCCCCATATTCTGGCTAGAGATTATGAAACACTCATCTATGTCAGACCACTGTTTGATGTGGTGAGAAAACAACTGGCCCTACGATATGACTAGTTCTGTATTGATTGGATCCCGTATAGGGCTCTTTCATTGACCATTAGCCTAATGTTTTTGTTTGTGTCGCTCCTATACACTCTTACACACAGCAATGGTGCCACCTGGCGATCATATGACAGTATTGCGAGTGAGACACCGTGGGGCATAGCACTGCTGGAAAACATTGGGGGATAGCACTGCTAGAAAACATTGGGGGATAGCACTGCTGGAAAACATTGGGGATAGCACTGCTGGAAAACATTGGGGATAGCACTGCTGGAAAACATTGGGGATAGCACTGCTGGAAAACATTGGGGATAGCACTGCTGGAAAACACTGGGGATAGCACTGCTGGAAAACATTGGGGATAGCACTGCTGGAAAACACTGGGGATAGCACTGCTGGAAAACATTGGGGATAGCACTGCTGGAAAACATTGGGGATAGCACTGCTGGAAAACACTGGGGATAGCACTGCTGGAAAACATTAGGAGATAGCACTGCTGGAAAACATTGGGCATAGCACTTTCTGTCTTACTGTCTTTTTGTCTTTTCAGAATCAAGCACACCAACATTGTTTCACTGAAGGACATCTTTGAGAGCACATCCCACCTGTATCTGGTCATGCAGCTGTGAGTCTcctctttcttctttctttctttctttctttctttctttctttctttctttctttctttctttctttctttctttctttctttctttctttctttctttctttctctctttctttctttctctctttctttctttctttctctctttctttctctctctctctctctggtaatgTTGCATTAAACATGTTTCTTATTCAGTGTTCTGTTAGGAATACTGTAAGTCATAAATCGGGGACAGATTGGGGGATTGGTTTGGAGTATGAGTTCAATACATGTGGGTGTGTGTAAAGCCTCTCCCTTTAATGTTTCTCCTCTGTCTCGATCAGGGTGTCTGGAGGGGAGCTATTTGACCGCATCGTAGAGAAGGgtttctacacagagagagacgccaGCCAACTCATCCACCAGATCCTGGACGCTGTCAAATACCTCCATGGCATGGGCATCGTACACAGGGACCTGAAGGTACTCCAACTTCACatacaaacacgcacgcacacacactcaaacacacacacatttacaaatgcacacatacatacaaaaatCTCCATGACATGAGCATCCTACACAAGGGACCTGAGGGATCAGAAGAGGGCAGAGGCCTGATCTGTTTGCTTACTCCTTGGAGAGTCAGTATGTTAGAACTTGTACACTACTCTTGTCCAATAGTAATGGATCCTGTAGAAATAGATACAGCGATGCATTAGATGCTGTCCATTAGATTAGTACTCAAACAAAATAACCCTCCCGTTACGCATTGTCTTGCATTGCCACACATCCATGTCTCGTGTTCACCAATGTGAGAAATCTGGAAATCCAGGTTAATTTACATCCCAGGCTGTATGGAGGTACCTGCCTCAACAGCTTGTCTTGCCAATTATATCTTACCAGAATTGTTAAGGTTTCTGTGAGAAAAGCTTCAAGTAAACCAAGTTATATACATTTttaccctcctctctttctcccatcctttctctgtctcccctactCTTTTTCTGCCTCCTTTTTTGCTCTCActtttccccttctctccctctatctttttctttctctctctctctctctccctgcctctcggTAGCCAGAGAATCTGTTGTATTACAGTATGGACGAGGACTCTAAGATAATGATCAGTGACTTTGGCATGTCTAAGATCGAGGACACTGGCAGTGTCATGTCTACAGCCTGTGGGACCCCAGGATATGtgggtaaggtgtgtgtgtgtgtccgtgggtgtgtgtgcgggatctctctcactaccccctccctctctccctgatccACTTACAACCTCCTCTGAAGCATGCTATTATATTGGAGTGCTATTGTGTCATCTGTTAGTGCTTCAAaagaacacactctctcaattcaattcaaaggggaaacatatgttaacattgccaaagcaagtgaaatctctttttctctctttctcgctctctctctctccctttctctctccctctctctctgtttgatgtTGCCCACTAGATCTCTGATTGAGAGGGTGAAACAAGAACTTCAATGGGCTCTgtctcagtcactctctctccctctgtctcagtcactctctctcactctgtctcagtcactctctccctctctgtcgccATCTCTGTCTTTCGCCCGctcccactctgtctctttcagtgtccctccctccccctttgtCTTTCTCAGTGATCCTGTCCCTCTTTCCAACTCTGTCTTTCTCATTcgccctctttcactctctccttcttctgACTTCGCTGTTTCATGTTATTGGCAGCTCCTGAGGTGTTGGCTCAGAAACCGTACAGCAAAGCAGTAGACTGCTGGTCCATCGGAGTCATCTCCTATATTCTGTAAGTCATCTGTTTAGTACTCTAACACAAATACAGTCCCTCATACTCTGTATACTGGT
This genomic window from Oncorhynchus nerka isolate Pitt River linkage group LG2, Oner_Uvic_2.0, whole genome shotgun sequence contains:
- the LOC115146140 gene encoding calcium/calmodulin-dependent protein kinase type 1-like, which produces MPLGDLEDGNGWKKKTSDIKENYDFKEVLGTGAFSEVVLAEEKGTQRLVAIKCIPKKALEGKENNIENEIAVLHRIKHTNIVSLKDIFESTSHLYLVMQLVSGGELFDRIVEKGFYTERDASQLIHQILDAVKYLHGMGIVHRDLKPENLLYYSMDEDSKIMISDFGMSKIEDTGSVMSTACGTPGYVAPEVLAQKPYSKAVDCWSIGVISYILLCGYPPFYDENDAKLFEQILKAEYEFDSPYWDDISDSAKDFICHLMEKDFMKRYTTDKALQHPWTYGDTALDKNIHESVSAQIKKNFAKSKWKQAFNATAVVRHMRRLQLGTSLESPSQITPTSPYHAHALLLREEDKEEEGPGKEEEESCK